A single genomic interval of Antechinus flavipes isolate AdamAnt ecotype Samford, QLD, Australia chromosome 1, AdamAnt_v2, whole genome shotgun sequence harbors:
- the NACAD gene encoding NAC-alpha domain-containing protein 1 produces MPGEAARAELLLPAGGGPGPRTAEPQDAAASTPSGDLPTPEELPMRGDLTPGPAPLPLAFLPAKRGDRPQPEGASSDAGAGSASSGRTALGECSPVVGPPKGLPEEPLILQSLEPRVVMGEETSSSGPQRAPPELPKEPPAAAPLTGTDSELRDLEGKRAGPSPPPELLSQGDLPVPSPRPDPDPYFTAPSTPTKLACSYLFTHSLCLSEELSDAEADLLGSPPTSPSGSYITAEGGSWASSSSFSTSPSCSPNLLVETEGLDAPESGDFSLLCPNEEGGQESSLGGASDSDNTELLPAGPRDLPSSESSLSGDSGSSWSPGQGGDAFPGLGFPGGDPMIPATLLPFRGSLIFEADAVEIMALPQEEAPSPESEGEDDSTSASFLQSLSETSINEGVDEAFAFRDDTSAASSDSDSASYAGEEDERLYSEEPHAQPPGPLWFGSPEAGDGFTGKEEAAPAPLPAQGPGLSSGGEPAAMASTPRTPQGADPEPTAVSVTSRTPQGGTLEPTAVSVTSQTPQGADLEPTAVSVTSQTPQGADLEPTAVSVTSQTPQGADLEPTAVSVTSQTPQGGTLEPTAVSVTSQTPQGGTLEPTAVPMTPQIPQEADLELTAVPVTPRIPQEADLEPTAVSVTLRIPQGANLEPTAVSVTSQIPQGADLEPTVVSVTPQILQGADLEPTALPVTPQTAQGGTLEPTVVSVTSQIPQGADLEPTAVSVTPQTAQGGALEPTVVPVTSRTPQGADLEPTTVSVTPQIPQGADLEPTALLVTPQTPHEGADLEPISTETSQTIQEAANLEPITMITLQNLQETADLECMATGSSHSQQEGNLEPMVTRTFQTQQEATDLKPMAIKTSQTLQEAAHPEPMAMKISQTIHEAAALKPMTTRTSQTTQEAADLELFAMRTSQTIQEAADLESMVTRVSQTQQEAAHLESMAMRISQIQQETIDLEPTAMKTSHTLKETVGLDPIATLMSRTTQEAADLESMIVKTSQNEQENVDLQYIAKNTSQTLQKTVGLEPIATKISQTLPETVNLEPIARNASQIQQEVAVLEPIATNTSQTLQETVVLKPVAKNAPQPRQEEGDLEPIAKNASQTQQETVDLEPIAKNAPQTQREEGDLESVAKNAPQTQQEEGDLEPVAKNAPQTRREEGDLEPVAKNAPQTRQEEGDLGPVAKNAPQTRREEGPSATMPCETTQEAVGLDHIAGPVTPPVLQAAGAEPHAVTSQTSQEVSPEPTAAAMPPHPPQEAGVTLGLGMSRAESPLPTAETLPAVRQEEGEKPERPQDPTAGLDARGALAAGASAEEGAEPLSPQREAPPEAREPADGQGRGVAGQAGPAAKSEGWEPLAEQSYAVVSKGSEDAPPRGLSGEGRPPGSPERTPPSPPCPLEREGPAAEDESSEHPPASPTTTDNVSGSPDALQPSEETGSPEPNSGASLEHMDVPEELLAEAPSNLEEKCPEGLAQEPLPRTGPPPQPRRGGTQFFIPQGAVRPPLHAPARGTLAVAPLPLVDTDQSRGPKHLAERAPSSVLSSADCSPEEPEGPSGEKRPLPRSPLGREKPPKPAAGPNHKVGKSQPRSAAPVPPFREPQTSSAPLLTPSALAPQSPSSPEASSNKGPPLPVAQKQEGGRVEGAASSSTQAVSGNTPPLALCPSDLGTVAARKAGSPRHRSPRGQALVSPRTPTSKVVPYAKDQAPGGSAEVISSPCSRGLWAGQAPAAGSAPQVVPHPPTPSQVPPGPAPGPGLWAPTLPRGGPAAARREECSTGDATSPPGPRRSREGSKRPAARALVQSHSSSSSEAEPLSRCTELEELRLAADSALRPAPGALPHRSASRNDSESNGESLPDLEDPDSTEPQTAPSQAQLAHSVGSGEETANKAKQSRSEKKARKAMSKLGLRQIHGVTRITIRKSKNILFVISKPDVFKSPASDIYIVFGEAKIEDLSQQVHKAAAEKFKVPAEPSPIITETAPGLSIKEESEEEEEVDETGLEVRDIELVMAQANVSRAKAVRALRHNNNDIVNAIMELTM; encoded by the exons CCGAACCCCAGGATGCTGCTGCCTCTACACCCAGTGGGGACCTGCCCACGCCCGAGGAGCTGCCCATGCGGGGGGACCTGACTCCAGGGCCGGCCCCTCTCCCCCTGGCCTTCCTCCCCGCCAAGCGCGGCGACCGGCCGCAGCCAGAGGGGGCCAGCTCGGACGCCGGAGCGGGCAGCGCTAGTTCCGGCCGAACTGCCTTGGGAGAGTGCAGCCCCGTGGTGGGGCCCCCAAAAGGACTCCCCGAGGAGCCCCTCATCCTGCAGAGTCTGGAGCCTCGGGTGGTGATGGGCGAAGAAACAAGCAGCAGCGGGCCCCAGCGGGCCCCCCCGGAGCTGCCCAAGGAGCCGCCGGCCGCCGCGCCCCTGACGGGGACGGATTCAGAGCTCAGGGACTTGGAGGGCAAGCGGGCTGGCCCCAGCCCACCCCCCGAGCTGCTCTCTCAGGGCGACCTCCCTGTGCCTTCCCCCCGCCCGGACCCGGACCCTTACTTCACagccccctccacccccaccaaGCTGGCCTGCTCCTACCTGTTCACACACTCTCTCTGCCTGAGCGAGGAGCTCAGCGACGCCGAGGCGGACCTCCTGGGCTCCCCACCCACTTCCCCCTCGGGCTCCTACATCACCGCCGAGGGGGGCAGCTGGGCCTCCTCCAGCAGCTTCAGCACATCCCCGTCCTGCTCCCCCAACCTGCTCGTGGAGACCGAGGGGCTGGACGCCCCCGAGAGCGGGGACTTCTCCCTCCTCTGCCCCAACGAGGAGGGGGGCCAGGAGAGCTCCCTCGGGGGGGCCTCCGACTCGGACAACACGGAGCTCCTGCCGGCGGGCCCTCGGGACCTGCCCTCCTCCGAGTCCAGCCTCTCTGGGGACAGCGGCTCCTCCTGGAGCCCGGGGCAGGGGGGGGACGCCTTCCCGGGCCTCGGCTTTCCGGGCGGCGACCCCATGATCCCGGCCACCTTGCTGCCTTTCCGGGGCAGTCTGATCTTCGAGGCCGATGCCGTGGAGATCATGGCGCTGCCCCAGGAGGAAGCGCCGAGCCCAGAGAGCGAAGGGGAGGACGACAGCACCTCGGCCTCCTTCCTGCAGTCCCTGTCCGAGACCTCCATCAACGAGGGGGTGGACGAGGCCTTCGCCTTCCGGGACGACACGTCGGCCGCCTCTTCTGACTCCGACTCGGCCTCCTACGCCGGGGAGGAGGACGAGCGGCTCTACAGCGAGGAGCCCCACGCTCAGCCCCCGGGCCCTCTCTGGTTCGGCTCCCCGGAGGCTGGGGACGGCTTCACGGGCAAGGAGGAGGCGGCACCTGCCCCACTCCCGGCCCAGGGCCCAGGGCTCAGCTCAGGGGGAGAGCCTGCTGCCATGGCCTCGACCCCTCGGACCCCACAAGGAGCAGACCCAGAACCCACTGCGGTGTCAGTGACCTCTCGGACCCCACAAGGAGGAACCCTAGAACCCACTGCGGTGTCAGTGACCTCTCAAACCCCACAAGGAGCAGACCTGGAACCCACTGCGGTGTCAGTGACCTCTCAAACCCCACAAGGAGCAGACCTAGAACCCACTGCGGTGTCAGTGACCTCTCAAACCCCACAAGGAGCAGACCTAGAACCCACTGCGGTGTCAGTGACCTCTCAGACCCCACAAGGAGGAACCCTAGAACCCACTGCGGTGTCAGTGACCTCTCAAACCCCACAAGGAGGAACCCTAGAACCCACTGCAGTGCCAATGACCCCTCAAATCCCGCAAGAAGCAGATCTGGAACTCACTGCTGTGCCAGTGACCCCTCGGATCCCACAAGAAGCAGACCTGGAACCCACTGCAGTATCAGTGACCCTTCGGATCCCACAAGGAGCAAACCTGGAACCCACTGCGGTGTCAGTGACCTCTCAAATCCCGCAAGGAGCAGACCTAGAACCCACTGTGGTGTCAGTGACCCCTCAGATCCTGCAAGGAGCAGACCTAGAACCCACTGCACTGCCAGTGACCCCTCAGACTGCACAAGGAGGAACCCTAGAACCCACTGTGGTGTCAGTGACCTCTCAGATCCCACAAGGAGCAGACTTAGAACCCACTGCAGTGTCAGTGACCCCTCAGACTGCACAAGGAGGAGCCCTAGAACCCACTGTGGTGCCAGTGACCTCTCGGACCCCACAAGGAGCAGACCTAGAACCCACTACAGTGTCAGTGACCCCTCAAATCCCACAAGGAGCAGACCTAGAACCCACTGCACTGTTAGTGACCCCTCAGACCCCACATGAAGGAGCAGACCTAGAACCCATTTCCACAGAAACATCTCAGACCATACAAGAAGCAGCAAATCTTGAACCCATTACCATGATAACATTGCAGAACCTACAAGAAACAGCAGATCTAGAATGCATGGCCACAGGTTCCTCCCATTCCCAACAGGAAGGAAATCTAGAACCCATGGTCACAAGGACATTCCAGACCCAACAAGAAGCAACAGATCTAAAACCCATGGCTATAAAAACATCCCAGACCCTACAAGAAGCAGCACATCCAGAACCCATGGCCATGAAAATATCCCAGACCATACATGAAGCAGCAGCTCTAAAACCCATGACCACAAGGACATCTCAGACCACACAGGAAGCAGCAGATCTAGAACTCTTTGCCATGAGGACATCTCAGACTATACAGGAAGCAGCAGATCTAGAATCCATGGTCACAAGGGTATCTCAGACCCAACAAGAAGCAGCACATCTAGAATCCATGGCCATGAGGATATCCCAGATCCAACAAGAAACAATAGACCTAGAACCCACTGCCATGAAGACATCTCATACCCTAAAAGAAACTGTAGGATTAGATCCCATTGCCACGTTGATGTCTCGGACCACACAAGAAGCAGCAGATCTAGAATCCATGATTGTGAAGACATCTCAGAACGAACAGGAAAATGTAGACCTACAATACATTGCCAAGAACACATCTCAGACCCTACAAAAAACAGTAGGCCTAGAACCCATTGCCACAAAAATATCTCAGACCCTACCAGAAACAGTAAACCTAGAACCCATTGCCAGAAATGCTTCTCAGATCCAACAAGAAGTTGCAGTCCTAGAACCCATTGCCACAAACACATCTCAGACCCTACAAGAAACAGTAGTCCTAAAACCTGTTGCCAAGAACGCACCTCAGCCCCGACAAGAAGAGGGAGATCTAGAACCCATTGCCAAGAATGCATCTCAAACCCAACAAGAAACAGTAGACCTAGAACCCATTGCCAAGAATGCACCTCAGACCCAACGAGAAGAGGGAGACCTAGAATCTGTTGCCAAGAACGCACCTCAGACCCAACAAGAAGAGGGAGACCTAGAACCCGTTGCCAAGAACGCACCTCAGACCCGACGAGAAGAGGGAGACCTAGAACCCGTTGCCAAGAACGCACCTCAGACCCGACAAGAAGAGGGAGACCTAGGACCCGTTGCCAAGAACGCACCTCAGACCCGACGAGAAGAGGGACCCTCTGCCACGATGCCATGTGAGACCACACAAGAAGCAGTAGGTTTAGACCACATTGCTGGGCCAGTGACCCCTCCGGTCCTACAAGCAGCAGGTGCAGAACCCCATGCTGTGACGTCTCAGACATCACAAGAAGTGAGCCCAGAACCCACTGCTGCAGCAATGCCCCCTCACCCTCCACAAGAGGCGGGCGTCACCTTAGGCCTGGGGATGTCTCGGGCGGAGAGCCCCCTGCCAACAGCGGAGACCCTCCCTGCGGTGAGGCAGGAGGAGGGCGAGAAACCAGAGCGCCCCCAAGATCCAACTGCAGGGCTGGACGCGCGGGGGGCTCTTGCTGCCGGTGCCAGCGCAGAGGAGGGAGCTGAACCGCTGAGCCCCCAGAGAGAAGCTCCACCAGAGGCTCGGGAGCCGGCCGACGGCCAAGGCCGAGGCGTTGCGGGGCAGGCAGGGCCGGCCGCTAAGAGTGAAGGCTGGGAGCCTCTGGCGGAGCAGAGCTATGCGGTCGTTTCTAAAGGCTCCGAGGATGCCCCGCCAAGGGGCCTCAGTGGGGAAGGGCGTCCCCCCGGCTCCCCGGAGCGCACCCCTCCGAGTCCTCCATGCCCTCTGGAGCGCGAGGGCCCTGCTGCTGAGGACGAGAGCTCAGAGCATCCCCCAGCCTCTCCCACCACGACGGACAATGTCTCGGGGTCACCGGATGCTCTCCAACCCTCCGAGGAGACTGGCTCTCCAGAGCCCAATTCTGGAGCTAGTCTGGAGCACATGGATGTTCCAGAGGAGTTACTGGCAGAGGCCCCATCTAATCTGGAGGAAAAGTGCCCAGAGGGGCTGGCTCAGGAGCCTTTACCCC GAACGGGCCCCCCTCCTCAGCCCCGGAGAGGAGGGACCCAGTTCTTCATCCCCCAAGGCGCCGTCCGACCTCCCCTTCACGCCCCCGCCCGAGGGACTTTGGCTGTTGCTCCTCTGCCCCTGGTGGACACTGACCAGTCTCGAGGCCCCAAACATCTGGCGGAGAGAGCTCCTTCCTCTGTTTTGTCTTCAGCTGACTGTTCCCCCGAAGAGCCAGAAGGTCCCTCCGGGGAGAAGAGGCCCTTGCCTCGCAGCCCCCTGGGCAGGGAGAAGCCGCCCAAGCCGGCAGCTGGCCCGAACCACAAAGTGGGGAAATCGCAGCCCCGCTCTGCTGCTCCTGTGCCCCCCTTCAGGGAGCCCCAGACCTCTTCTGCCCCCCTTCTAACGCCCAGCGCACTGGCTCCCCAGTCCCCTTCTAGCCCAGAGGCCTCAAGCAATAAGGGCCCCCCACTTCCCGTGGCCCAGAAGCAAGAAGGGGGTAGGGTGGAGGGAGCGGCCTCTTCCTCGACCCAGGCTGTCTCAGGGAACACCCCCCCACTGGCCTTGTGCCCCTCAGACCTGGGCACAGTAGCAGCACGGAAAGCAGGCTCTCCCCGGCACCGGTCCCCCAGAGGTCAAGCCCTAGTGTCCCCCAGAACACCAACCTCAAAAGTGGTCCCCTATGCCAAAGACCAGGCCCCAGGAGGGTCTGCTGAGGTGATCTCAAGCCCGTGTTCCAGGGGGCTCTGGGCAGGGCAGGCTCCCGCGGCGGGGTCTGCCCCTCAGGTGgttccccacccccccactccCAGCCAAGTGCCTCCAGGCCCTGCCCCTGGCCCAGGGCTCTGGGCCCCCACTCTCCCCAGAGGAGGGCCGGCTGCTGCTCGGCGGGAGGAGTGCAGTACGGGAGATGCGACCTCTCCCCCCGGGCCCCGGCGGAGCAGAGAAG GTTCCAAGCGGCCAGCGGCGCGGGCCTTGGTGCAGTCCCACTCGAGCTCCTCGAGCGAGGCAGAACCCCTTTCCCGATGCACAGAACTGGAGGAGCTGCGGCTGGCAGCCGACTCGGCCCTGCGCCCTGCGCCCGGGGCGCTCCCCCACCGCAGCG CATCCCGCAATGATTCTGAGAGTAATGGGGAGTCTCTTCCCGATTTGGAGGACCCAGATAGCACTGAACCACAGACTGCACCATCTCAG